One Candidatus Bipolaricaulota bacterium genomic region harbors:
- a CDS encoding dihydroorotate dehydrogenase has protein sequence MGDMTVVVGGLRLKNPVIAAAGTFGFGAEYGEIYDPARLGAVCTKGLTLRPRDGNPPPRLHETACGLLNSIGLQNPGIDAFIREELPRMKEQGITVIANVWGDSPAEYEQAVARLCDSPVDAIELNVSCPNVSQGGPVGEDARRTARVVRRARRACTVPLWVKLPPAGGIAVARAAQEEGADAVSTVNTFRGMAIDIETGRPVFANVVAGLSGPAIKPIALRIVYELAGALTIPVVGIGGISDWRDALEFIMAGAHAVQVGTANFVDPLAAVRIVAGLERYMDEKGIGNWEVIRGSAQR, from the coding sequence ATGGGTGATATGACGGTCGTCGTCGGCGGGCTGCGGCTGAAAAACCCGGTGATCGCTGCGGCAGGGACGTTCGGGTTCGGGGCGGAGTACGGGGAGATCTACGATCCGGCCCGGCTGGGGGCGGTCTGCACCAAGGGGCTCACCCTGCGCCCCCGGGATGGGAACCCGCCGCCGCGGTTGCATGAGACCGCGTGCGGGCTGCTCAACTCGATCGGACTGCAGAACCCGGGGATCGACGCGTTCATCCGCGAGGAGCTTCCCCGCATGAAGGAACAAGGGATCACGGTGATCGCCAACGTGTGGGGTGATAGCCCGGCGGAGTACGAACAGGCGGTCGCTCGCCTCTGCGATTCGCCGGTGGACGCGATCGAGCTCAACGTCTCCTGCCCGAACGTGTCGCAAGGCGGACCGGTCGGGGAGGACGCCCGCCGCACAGCTCGGGTGGTCCGGCGGGCGCGGCGGGCGTGCACGGTGCCGCTGTGGGTGAAGCTCCCTCCGGCAGGCGGGATCGCGGTCGCCCGCGCCGCGCAGGAGGAGGGGGCGGACGCGGTGAGCACGGTGAACACGTTCCGCGGGATGGCGATCGACATCGAGACCGGACGACCCGTGTTCGCCAACGTGGTCGCCGGGCTGTCCGGCCCGGCGATAAAGCCGATCGCGCTTCGGATCGTGTACGAGCTCGCCGGTGCGCTGACGATCCCGGTAGTCGGGATCGGCGGGATCAGCGACTGGCGCGATGCGCTCGAGTTCATCATGGCTGGGGCACACGCGGTACAGGTGGGTACGGCGAACTTCGTCGACCCGCTCGCCGCGGTGAGGATCGTCGCCGGGTTGGAGAGGTACATGGACGAGAAGGGAATCGGGAATTGGGAGGTGATCCGCGGCAGTGCTCAGCGGTAA